The Peribacillus simplex genome contains the following window.
AGCATCCCCAAAATAGCGGCCATAGCAGGGATGATGAAAGTGTTTCCCCCAAAAATAATAAGGCTTACTGTCGAAAGTCCAAGCCCCACGAGCGCAATTTGGTGTTTTTTCTCTTTCATCCATTGTTCAATGAAGATTACGACAAAGAGAGCAGTCATAACAAATTCAAGCCCTTCTGTGTTAAAATGCACAAGAGATCCAAAAACTCCGCCTATTGTTGCTCCTAAAACCCAATAGAAATGATTGAGAAGAGTTACAAAAGTCATAAACCAGACCTTGTCTACATCTTTTGGAACATTAACGGTACCATTAATGGAAAAAGATTCATCGCACATTCCATAAATCAGATAATATTTTCTCTTCCCTGTTCCCCTATACTTATCAAGCATGGAAATACCATAAAATAAATGGCGTGCATTCACCATTAAAGTTACAAAAAGGGCATTAATCGGATTGAACGCTATGAGCAATAAATTAGCT
Protein-coding sequences here:
- the azlC gene encoding azaleucine resistance protein AzlC, which translates into the protein MNKKNQIWMAFRSAFPFTIPIFAGFVFLGIAYGIYMNSLGFSAIYPIIMSLTIFAGSMEFVAANLLLIAFNPINALFVTLMVNARHLFYGISMLDKYRGTGKRKYYLIYGMCDESFSINGTVNVPKDVDKVWFMTFVTLLNHFYWVLGATIGGVFGSLVHFNTEGLEFVMTALFVVIFIEQWMKEKKHQIALVGLGLSTVSLIIFGGNTFIIPAMAAILGMLTILRKPIEKGEVTI